In a single window of the Canis lupus familiaris isolate Mischka breed German Shepherd chromosome 2, alternate assembly UU_Cfam_GSD_1.0, whole genome shotgun sequence genome:
- the LOC100856010 gene encoding ubiquitin-conjugating enzyme E2 B-like isoform X1 translates to MWDLKQLQEDPSVGVSGAPSENNIMQWNTVIFGPEGTPFGDGTFKLVIEFSEEYPNKPPTVRLSSKMFHPNVYADGSICLDILQNPWSPTYDVFSILTSIQSLLDEPNPNSPASSQAAQLHQENKREYEKRVSAVVEQSWNDSR, encoded by the coding sequence ATGTGGGATTTGAAGCAATTGCAAGAGGACCCATCTGTGGGTGTCAGTGGAGCACCATCTGAAAACAACATTATGCAGTGGAATACAGTTATATTTGGACCAGAAGGGACACCCTTTGGAGATGGTACTTTTAAACTAGTAATAGAATTTTCTGAAGAGTATCCAAATAAACCACCAACTGTTAGGTTGTCATCCAAAATGTTTCATCCAAATGTGTATGCTGATGGTAGCATATGTTTAGATATCCTTCAGAATCCATGGAGTCCAACATATGATGTATTTTCTATCTTAACATCAATTCAGTCTCTGCTGGATGAACCAAATCCAAACAGTCCAGCCAGTAGCCAGGCAGCACAGCTtcatcaggaaaacaaaagagaatatgaGAAAAGAGTTTCGGCCGTTGTTGAACAAAGCTGGAATGATTCACGATAG